DNA from Bacteroidota bacterium:
AATCCTCAAACAATTCCTGCTACTATTGAATTAGATTTTAATAGAGCATTAGATTGGATACAAAAGGGCGCTCAACCTACCGACACCTGTAGAGCTATTTTATCGTATAAAGGTGTATTGTATAAAAATCATTTGCAGATAGGCGTTAAAAAAGGCGCTTTGACGCAGGAACAAGCCGATGCCAAGTTTGATGCATGGCTGAAGGAAAAAGAAAGCAAGATTGAGGCAAAGAAGGCAAATGTGGCACAAAATAAGGAAAGCATTGCCAAAGAACGTCTCGAAGCTGAAGCTAAGGTCAACGAAGCCAGGGCTGCTGAGATTGCAAAGAAAAATGCCGAAATAGCTGCTAAACAAAAGGAAGAAGAAGAAGCAAAAGCTGCAGCAGAAGCTAAAGCAGCGCAGGAAGCCAAAGCAGCACAAGCCGCCCAAGCTCCCGAAGCAACTCCTGAGG
Protein-coding regions in this window:
- a CDS encoding 30S ribosomal protein S16, which gives rise to MPVKVRLTRQGRKGIPYYHIVIADSRAPRDGKYIERIGAYNPQTIPATIELDFNRALDWIQKGAQPTDTCRAILSYKGVLYKNHLQIGVKKGALTQEQADAKFDAWLKEKESKIEAKKANVAQNKESIAKERLEAEAKVNEARAAEIAKKNAEIAAKQKEEEEAKAAAEAKAAQEAKAAQAAQAPEATPEAKPAEPEAPKAE